GTGGTTTTCTGGCAGTATTCCGCATGGCCAGTAGTGGCAGGTGGCTACAGGATGAGGTTCCTTTGCCTTTGGAAAGTGGAGGGAGAGTGGGAAGGTCTATATCTTGTGATGTGAGTGCCCCTCAGCTGCAGTATAATAGAACACCACGTAGACTTCTAAGGCTTTTGACCCTAGTGCCTAAATCCCggacagcatctctggacccacctggggcctgggggaTCTCACTTTCCTGAAgagaaggacacaggcctggttGGCTTTGCCAGCTACAGATTGTGGAGCCCCAGGGCCTAGAGCAAACAAAGACAGTAGCCAGGAAGTGGTTACAGTAGGctttgggtgagacccagtgctgtgctggcttcaggtctgacccagcacagacatactggtggtggccacaggggtgcttgtgttaCTCCACCCTTAGATTCATGTGGCTCAGAACACAGAGatactccatttgtttgggataAAGTAGGGGAAGAGAATAAGagtctgcctggtaatccagagaatattccatattttatccaagaccatcaaggcggTACTTCTATGAGTCTAGAAGAagcacagcattactgggcttgggatTACCCCTAAAGTAGATacaacttagatcacaacacccaagtcccttgAGATATCTATAAAGTCatcccaagaaggacaggtacaaacaagcccagacaatgaagacaataaataaacaatttttgaaTGACCAGACAGTGAATAACATTTACTAGCAGGAACACTGtacaggaaaacatgacctcaccaaataaactaaataaggcaccagggaccaatcctggagaaacagagatatgtgaccttccagaaagaattcaaaatggctatgttgaggaaactcaaagaaattcaagataacacagagaaggaacttGGAATTACATCAGAAAAAATTAACAGtgatattgaaatatttacaaagaatcaagcagaaattctggggCTGAAAAACGTGATTGGCATAATGAAGAATGCATTAGAGTCCTTTAATCACAGAAttaatgaagcagaagaaagaattagtgagcctgaagacaggttctttgaaaatatatggtcagaggagaccaaaaaaaaaaaaaaaaaaaaagaataaaaaacaacaaagcataCCTACAGGATccagaaaatagcctcaaagggcaattctaagagttattggtcttaaagaggagatagagaaagagatagttagaaagtttatttaaagaataacagagaacttcccaaacctagagaaagatatcaatatacAAGTACAAGAAGATTAGGGAATACCAAATCAATTTAAGCCCCCAAATAacacctcaaggcatttaataatcaaattccccaaaatcaaatataatgaaaggatcctaaaagctgcaagagaaaagaaaccaatatatctgacagcagacttttcaCTTGAAActtacaggccaagagagagtGACATAACATaattaaagtgctgaaggaagaGTTGTTTTACCCAAGAGTaatatatccagtgaaaatatccttaaaacatgaagaagaaataaagactttcctagTCAAACAAAAGTTGAGAGATTTCCTCAACACCAGACCTGTTCTATAAGAAAtgctaggccaggcatggtggctcacatctgtaatcccagcactttgggaggccgaggtgggcggatcacctgaggttgggaatttgagaccagcctgaccaatatggagaaaccccatctctactaaaaatacaaaaattagccatgcatggtggtgcatgcctgtaatctcagccactcaggaggctgaggcaggagaataacttgaaccttgagggtggaggttgcagtgagccaagatcatgccattgcattgcagcctgggcaacaagagtaaaactctgtcacacacacacacaaaaagaaatgctaaagggagttattcaatctgaaagaacaggacattaatgagcaataatcACTTCAAGGTAGTAatacaaaactcactggcaaTAATGAGTACAtagaaaaacatagaatattataacactataactgtggtgtgtaaattaCTCTTATGCCAAGTAgcatgtctaaaaataaataaataaaaaataagagctacatcaacttttcaagacatagacggTACAATAaggcataaatagaaaaaaaatattaaaatgcaggGGAAACAAAATTAAGGTGCagtttttattggttttcttttagCTTGTTTAGGCAAAGAGTGTTAAGTTTTTACTAGGTTAAATTAATgggttataaaatagtatttgaaaTCCTCATGGTATATTAGTTCAagcttacattgctataaagaattatctgaaactgggtggtttataaattaaagatgtttaattgtctcacagttccacagactgtacaagaggcatggctgtggaggcctcaagaaacttacaatcatggtggaaggtgaagaggaagcaatcACATCTTCGCATGGtgacaggagagacagagagtaaaGAGGGaagtaccacacacttttaaatcatcagataGCATGAGAagttactcactatcatgagaaaagcatgatttaatcatctcccaccaggtcctctCTCCACATTGGGagttacaattcagcatgagatttgggttgggacacccaccctgcagcagacttctgcctggacatccaggcatttccatacatcctctgcaATCTAGGTAGAGGCTCCCAAACCTAAACTCTTGCCTTCTGTATACCCACAGCCCAATACTACATGGAAGCTGCTATGACTTGGGACCTGCACCCTCTGAAGGAACAgtccaagctgtaccttggctccttttagcaatggctggagctggagtggctgggacacaggatgCCATGTCTCAAGGATGCATAGATCaacagggccctgggcctggctcacaaaaccatttttccctccttggcctccaagcCTGTAGTGGGAGGGGCTGCAGTGAAGGTCTGAAATACCcaggaggcattttccccattgtggtggctattaacatttggctcctctttatttatgcaaatttatgcagctgGCTCTAATTTATCCCcatttaaatttatcttatttgtCAGAGACCCTCTTCATTTGGGCTGCTTTGACTTCCTGGCTTTGCTTCAGTTCTTCAGGCACCAGGGCCTGGCTCCAGGCTCTGAATTTGGCTCAGGTTTGCACCATGTATCTCCTTCTGGAAACCAGATTCAAGGGGAAGTACCTAATAGGGAAGCACTACCCTAGTACAAGAAATCAAACCTTGCAGCAAAATCACACTGAAGCTCTTGCTTTTATCACATCCACTAACATCCTATTGACCAAAACAAGTCATGAGGACCACAGTGGCCAGAGAAAATCATGTGTCTAAAGTGAGAGTGATGGTAAATACGATTCGTCCACTTTGTTCCTCCTGATGTGGGTGTGAATGTATACTGCTGCTACTAGGAAGTAAAGAATTGAGACCAATAATTCCAAATGCCACTTgtaagatttcatttatataaaacattgtaAGTGCTCACTAAACAGATAATTATAGTTAAGTTTGggagatataatttaaaattattcttatttattctgttttttctgaaatatgcaaaaattttagaaattaaattaaatttcattttgaactGACAATAATTATGCATAttcatagtgatgttttgatgcatgtcatgtatagtgatcagattggggtaattagcatattcatagtctcaaacatttctcatttctttgtgttgagaacattcaatatacatatatattcaaaaaatatactaacattttgaaaactaaacaaagaatttaaaaaattatattctctctttttttttcctggcctgATCAGAGTTAAATAACCTACCTCTTGGTGTGAAGAATCTAAATGAGAGACTTACttgcattttcctcatttatctAATTCCTAAGGATTGGTCAGAATTCTTACTTCTTAAGGAGGTACAATACCAATGGAAGATCTTCTATCTAGTTGAGAAGAAtgtttctgtcttatttttcctttgctatgTAGATGATTAACTCTTCTAGATTTATCCgtattaaaatatagatatagtGACAggattaacaacaataaaataacaacagGCACACACTTGGATGGTTGTGACAAGATCTGGACTCTGGCCCTTCCTGTGTCATTGATATATAATGTaccagtgggtggatcacattcATTATCTGGGGATTGTAAGCTTTCATCAATATACACAGGCATACTTCCAGGGATAGGAAGCCACATCCATGTATATGCACTTATGAGTACGTGAATGATCATTTCATGCTTGGTGAACTGAGTTCTCACAGAAACTTTAGTATCAGGAGCCCTGTACCACCAAACATGGAGGGGCATCCTCCTCACTGAGCACAACCCATCTTCCTGGGCTGCAACCTATTGAGTATTCTTTCTCTAATCTCCTTCATCTTGACACTATAGAGAATAGGGTTTATCaatggaggaagaaggaaatggaCATAGGAGAGAAGAGTATGGGTATGCTGAGTGATTGGCAGCTCAAGATGGCTAATCAGTGCCAGGAGGATCATAGGAATATAGAAGAGGAGCACGGCAGAAAGGTGGGCAACACAGGTTTGACTAGCCTTCCAGCGATCTTCCCTGGACTCCACACCTTGCAACACCTTGCCAATCAGGccataggaaaagaaaatcagcagGGGGTCCAAACCCATGACTGAAAGAACCACAAATAGGCTATAGGCTGCACCCCAAGCTCCTGGGCAGGCCAAACGAGCCACATCTGGATGCAAGCAATAAGAATGGGTTAGGACCTGTGGGCGGCAGTAGGGCATGCAGGCCAGCAGAAATGGCAGGGGCAGATGGAGACCCAGGCATCTAAAAGCAATGGCCACGCTGATTTTGCTAATTACACCATTGGTGAGGAGAGCTGAGTAGTGGAGAGGTCGGCAGATGGCCAGTGCCCGATCAATGGACATGGCAAGCAAGACAGAGGACTCCATGACAGAGAAGACATGGACAAAAAACATCTGTAgaaggcaggctgaggcagggacagTGTGAACACCAGCAAGGGCAAGGCCCAGCAGTGTGGGCGTCAGGGCGGTAACCAAGCCAATATCAGACACACTAAgcaagaagaggaagaagtgCATTGGGCGGTGCAGGGCAGGCTCCAGGGCAATGATCCAGAGGATGGTACCATTTCCCAGTGCAGAGAGAAGGTAGACAGCAATGAGGGGCATCGTCCACCAGGAGGGTACACCTGATAGGCCTGGCATGCCCACAAGCAAGAAGGTGGGGGCCATTGAAGTGCTGCTATTGGAGGCTGTCTGAGTTAGTAATGTTGACATAGTTCAGAATTCCACGTTGAACTCTGGAacctgaaaaataattagaaaggtTTACTTAATCGTGTGCCAAATTTGCATTAAACTTTCCAAAATAGCCTGCATCTTCACTCCCcgactcatgcacacacacacacacacatacacaaatacacatttcCTCCCTAGGCACACACCCATCCTAATAGTATATGCAGCATTCATTCCTTGTGTTTGAGGTTTTCCTACAGCTGTCCTCATAGCTCTGTGGCTCTGtttcttttcctaaattttttctaatctttttgaCCTTGTCTCTCCCTGTAGtgttattctattttctttccttcctttatgaAAAACACTTAAGGAGAGAGTCtatttatccatatttttttctcttcccaacCCCAGACAGTCTGACATCTAGACTACCTTAAGATATTTACATTTTGGTGCAATTTAACTGTTCTTACTAAGTCGCCAGTTACTCCTTCATTTCTAAATTAAGGGGCATTCATTTTTTCTAAGCTTGATTTATTTCTTAATGAGCTTTGGCTACTATggatctgctttttattttttcaaaaatttgccTTTTCAGAATTTAGCCTTTGAGTTCACCTTGCTATGTCCCTATGATTTATACAttggtatttaaaatttttattttattgaaatgtaataattgtacatatttaagggggtgcatgtggtattttgttacatgcaaaGAATGTGAAATGATAAAGTCAGAGTATTTAGGACATCCATCGCCTTgagtaattataatttttatatgttggaaCATTTCAAGTTCTGTCTACTAGCTATTTTgacatataaaatacattgttgttaactatagtcaccctacttgGCTGCTGAACATtataacttatttcttctatctaagtgtatgtttatatttttgaggTATTTTTACTTGGCCCTCTTTCTTGAGTGGTCTTATGTACTCTCATGACATCAACTCGAGTCTACAAACTGATGAATTACTAATATACATTCCCAGATCCTACTAGGGTTCATCTCACCTTGGATATCCCATgcaatttaaattcaaataatcCAAAGCAGATCTTAACAGACACATCTTAATGCCTCTGTCAGAGTCATCAGTTAGGAAACAGTGAAGAGGAATTTATGTCAATAGCAAAACCAATAAGACACTCCTTGGTTCCCTAAGTCAGTTGTTGGCACCACCATTAATcaatttcccaaaataaaaacCTGAGAATTAGCCTCTCCTCACATGTAATAtccaaatattatttataattttaacaagAGGGATTGGGCACACACCATAGTCATATCTTCTTCCCTGCCCAAATGCCCAGAAAGATTGGCACTGAAATTCTGGacaaaaagacaatgaaaattggcacctaaagaaaagtaaaataaaaagcttgCCAGGTTTTGTTTTCAGGGTAATGATATAGATACAAGTTAAccctaaacatttatttaaaaaattccaaatacGTATGTTATGAAACAttacattaacatttaaaataaaatataactttcaagctaaaaaagaaagataaatgcaacaaaaacttAATCCcatagacttttaaaaagaaataaatagaaatagacaTTCATTTCCAGTGTGATGGATTGAGGAGGCTAACACATTCTCTCCCCTACAAAGCAGGTAGAAAGCTGACAAGCTGTCAATAACTTCCATTTTGGCACTCTGGAAATCCATTAGAGATGTAAGCTTGTTTATTGAAACTGCTGAACTTTGGAAAATAACAGCCACGCGCCTGGCATTTTGGCAAGGCAGCTTCATTCCGCTGCCTCCAGCTCTATCATCAGTGGTCAGATAAGGAAATCCCACAGCTTTGTTCCTGCACTCGTGAGGCAGCTTCTGTGATTTTGAGCTCTGTCAGTTAGCATGGCAATTTTGGTGGCAAGGAAATAGGGAGGGCCAGCAGCTCCACTACCCTGAAGTTCTGGTCCTCTTTGGGGCAATGTGTCCACCAGCAGACTAGGTGGGGATTTAACACAGAGTTCTggctgaaaaataaaaccagatggTAAGTGGAATCtataggaagaaatgaagagcacTGGACATACTCAATATATGGGTAAATATGAAGGACTCTATATACATTTTAGTTAATTTTCCCTAAATTTCCTTAATAGGTTTGAATTGGATGAAAAGataattataatactgtattgttgagtaaattatatatattatatatgtatgtgtctgtatatgtatgtatatgtattataataaCAGCACAACAAGGGGGaggaattaaaaatttattaaaacaaagctTTTGAATTTTACTGGAATTAAGTTAATATTATTCTGAAGTAAATTATGTAGTAATGTGCATATTGTAATTTATAGAACAACTgctaataaaacagtaaaaaaatcaAGAGATGAATTGAAATGGTTTGCCAGaaacatttaaacaaatgaatgcaATGAAAAAATAGCGGAgcaaaaaaaaaggcacaagactaacagaaaacaaatagcaaaatgacaggTGAAATTTCAACCATGTCAGTAATCGCAAAGTGAATGGACTAAACATGCATCATAAAAGGCACATTGTTATGTAGAATAAAAAAGCAAGTTATAACTATATTCTGTATACAAAAGACATACCATAGATTCAAAGGAGTAAACAGTTGAAAGTAAGAAGGTAGAAAATTATATATCCCACAAAAACACATGAGAGATGGAGTGGCTATACCAATATCATATAACaatcatatatgcatatataaagaacactaGATCCTAAAATACATGAACCAAAACTGGCAAAATTAAAGAGTGAGATAAGCAATTTATCAATAATAGTTGAAGATTTTAATATCCCAAACTCAATAATTGATACAACAATTGGaaaaatatacaaggaaatagAAATCTTTTGAAAAACACACTGAATCAGAAACGACATTTATATAATACTATCCAAAATAGCAGACTGTGTATTCTTTCCAAGCACATATATAGGATTTTCTGTATGAAGAACTGTAGGTTGGGAGGCAAAATaagctttaataatttttaaaatagtcatatACAGACTGTGTTCatttctcaaatcaataacctaagcCTCTTTaagtatttacaaaacaaagaacaatcaATACCCAAActaaacaagtgttggtgagaatgtggagaaaagggacccCTTGTACATTTTTGGTAGGAGTAGAAATTTGTACACCCATTATGAAGAATAGTATgaaagttcttcaaaaaattgaaaataaaaccacCATATTATTCAGCATTCCCACTTCTGGATATGTATTCAATGGAAATAAAACCATGATCTCAAAGAGATACCTTCACTCctatgttcactgaagcattattcataatagccaagatatggaaacaacttaagTGTTCATCGATGTACAAAGAGgttaaaaattgtgatatatataatattcagccttaaaaaaagaagaacaacctgtgatttgcaacagcatggataaATATGGatgacattatgccaagtgaaataagccagacacagtaAGAAAAATGCTGCATGACCTGTTTTGTGTGAACTCTAacaaagtcaaactcatagaaacaaaacagaaaagtgatTATCAGGGTTTGAGGGGATGTAGGGGAAATAGGGAAATGTgagtcaaaggatacaaacttaCAGTTATAAGATGTGTAAGTGTTAGAGACTTAATGTACAGCATGACAATTATAGATAAccataatatattgtatacttaaaatttgccAAGGGGAACCTCTTATGTATcctctggacacacacacacatacaaacatgtacacacatacaatgGTAACTGTGTGaggtaataaatatgttaattggCTTGATTGTGGTCAATATTTCACaaggtatacatatatcaaaacatcatattgtacaccttgaatatagACAATTTCAAATTgtcaattatactttaataaagctgaaaataatggaataaaattaaaaaacaaaataagtacaGGTGACATAACTaaagattaagaaattaaaaacccTTAGcaagccttaaaaagaaaataaaagatgcaaattaccaaaatcaggaatgcaatGTGGGATGATAACACTATTAGACAATtagctgaaatttttttaaatcctagaaaactaaaaattataaaactgactcaagaagaaatagcaaTTCTAAACAGACCTATAACAAATAAAGTCAATTACTAATTAAAACTCTTCCTACTAAAAAATGCTGAAGTCCAGATGATTTCATGGGTGAATTAGATCacatattaaaagaagaaataatcactaatgcttctcataatgctttaaaaatagagaaggatTTTATAAAATCCTACTCAATCCAGAAGTAGAGTGTAATCTTGATTCTAAAGCCAAATCATAACAAAAAACATAGCACTGACAAATTTTCCTCAAGTAAATAGACATATGAATTCttaat
The genomic region above belongs to Papio anubis isolate 15944 chromosome 12, Panubis1.0, whole genome shotgun sequence and contains:
- the OR51S1 gene encoding olfactory receptor 51S1, with the translated sequence MSTLLTQTASNSSTSMAPTFLLVGMPGLSGVPSWWTMPLIAVYLLSALGNGTILWIIALEPALHRPMHFFLFLLSVSDIGLVTALTPTLLGLALAGVHTVPASACLLQMFFVHVFSVMESSVLLAMSIDRALAICRPLHYSALLTNGVISKISVAIAFRCLGLHLPLPFLLACMPYCRPQVLTHSYCLHPDVARLACPGAWGAAYSLFVVLSVMGLDPLLIFFSYGLIGKVLQGVESREDRWKASQTCVAHLSAVLLFYIPMILLALISHLELPITQHTHTLLSYVHFLLPPLINPILYSVKMKEIRERILNRLQPRKMGCAQ